A window of the Sciurus carolinensis chromosome 19 unlocalized genomic scaffold, mSciCar1.2 SUPER_34, whole genome shotgun sequence genome harbors these coding sequences:
- the LOC124973447 gene encoding olfactory receptor 12-like, with amino-acid sequence MANFTQASEFVLLGFRGGPGVQKAIFLVFLVLYLLAVVGNLGMIVLIRADVHLHTPMYDFLQSLSFLDVCYSSTIAPRALATCLEEDHRVSFAGCASQFFFLSLFGTTEAFLLAAMAYDRFTAICSPLLYSVSMTRWVCILLVSGSYAGGVVNAVTQTTMTFRLSFCGLNEINDFFCDVPPLLSLSCSDTFVNQLVLLGLCGSIIVSTFLVVLVSYTYIISTILKMRTVQGRQKAFSTCASHLTGVCLFFGTVFFMYAQPSAVSSMEQSKVVSVFYTVVIPMLNPLIYSLRNKDVQQALQRGRQKLLMVL; translated from the coding sequence ATGGCCAACTTTACACAGGCCTCTGAGTTTGTCCTCCTTGGCTTCAGAGGGGGCCCGGGGGTGCAGAAAGCAATCTTTCTGGTCTTTTTGGTGCTGTACCTCCTGGCCGTGGTGGGGAACTTGGGCATGATCGTGCTTATCAGGGCCGATGTCCATCTGCACACCCCCATGTATGACTTCCTCCAGAGCCTTTCCTTCCTGGACGTCTGCTATTCTTCCACGATTGCGCCCAGGGCCCTGGCGACCTGCCTGGAAGAGGACCACAGGGTGTCCTTTGCTGGGTGTGCTTCTCAGTTCTTCTTCTTGTCTCTCTTTGGCACCACCGAGGCcttcctcctggctgccatggcctatgaccgcttcaCTGCCATCTGCAGCCCTCTCCTGTACTCGGTGAGCATGACTCGCTGGGTCTGCATCCTGCTGGTGTCAGGGTCCTATGCAGGGGGTGTGGTGAATGCTGTCACTCAAACCACCATGACCTTCAGGCTGTCCTTCTGTGGGTTGAACGAGATCAATGACTTTTTCTGTGACGTCCCTCCACTCTTGTCCCTCTCTTGTTCAGACACCTTTGTGAACCAGTTGGTTCTTCTCGGCTTGTGTGGTTCCATTATCGTCAGCACCTTCTTGGTGGTGTTGGTCTCATACACATATATCATCTCAACCATCCTGAAGATGCGTACCGTGCAGGGGCGCcagaaagccttctccacctgcgcCTCCCACCTGACGGGAGTGTGCTTGTTTTTCGGTACTGTGTTCTTCATGTATGCACAACCCAGTGCTGTCTCCTCCATGGAGCAGAGCAAAGTGGTGTCCGTCTTTTACACCGTGGTCATCCCCATGTTGAATCccctcatctacagcctgaggaacaaagaCGTCCAGCAGGCTCTGCAGAGGGGCAGGCAGAAGCTCCTCATGGTCCTGTGA